GCGAGACGTACGGGCTGGACGAGCTGGCCGAAAGCAGCGGCCTCCCGGCGGCGGATTTACTGCCCCGGTTGCTCGAGCTGGAGCTTCGAGGGCTCGTCGTCCGCGTTCCCGGCGGCCGGTTCGCGCGGGTGTGCAAAAGAGTGTAAGGTTCAATTTTTATGGCAAAGGCACTCGTCGTGGTCGAATCGCCCGCCAAGGCGAAGACCATCAACAAATATCTGGGACGTGACTACAAGGTCATGGCATCGATGGGCCACGTCCGCGATCTCCCCAAGAGCAAGCTGGGTGTGGACGTGGACGAGGACTTCGAGCCGACCTACGAAGTCATCCCGTCCCGCAAGAAGGTCCTGGCGGAGCTGCGCGCGGAGGCAAAAAAGGCCGACGAGATCTACCTGGCGACCGACCCTGACCGCGAAGGGGAGGCGATCGGCTGGCACCTGGCCGAGGAGCTCGGCACTGGCAAGAAGAAGAAGGTGCGCCGGCTGATGTTCAACGAGATCACCAAGAAGGCCATCCTCGAGGCGCTCGACCATCCGTCGGACATCGACAAGAAGATGGTCGACGCGCAGCAGGCGCGCCGCGTCCTCGACCGGCTCGTGGGCTACAAGATCAGCCCGCTGCTCTGGGACAAGGTGCGCCGCGGCCTGAGCGCGGGGCGCGTGCAGTCGGTCGCGCTGAAACTCGTGTGCGACCGCGAGCAGGAAATCGACGCCTTCAAGCCGGAAGAGTACTGGAACCTGTTCGCACGACTGTCCGCGAGGCTGCCGCCGGAATTCGAAGCGAAGCTCGCGAAGCGCGATGGTTCCGTGCTGAAGGTCTCGAACCAGGAGGAAGCCGACGCGATCGTCGGCGACCTGCAGCGGGCCTCATGGGTGGTCAGCTCGGTCACGACGAAGGAGCGGCGGAAGAACGCGCTGTCCCCCTTCATCACGAGCAAGCTGCAGCAGGCGAGCCGCTTCCCCGTCAAAAAGACGATGATGATCGCGCAGCAGCTGTATGAAGGCATCGAGCTGCCGGGCGAAGGGGCGGTCGGCCTGATCACCTACATGCGCACGGACTCGACACGCGTGTCCGACCAGGCCCTCACCGAGGTCCGCGAGTACATCGCGGGACAGTTCGGCGCCGAGTACGTTCCCGAAAGGCCGAACATCTTCCGTGCGAAGGCGGATGCGCAGGACGCACACGAAGCGATCCGCCCCACGTCGCTGCAGTACACCCCCGAGTCGGTCCGCGAGCAGCTCACGCCGGACCAGTACTACCTGTATCGCCTCGTCTGGAACCGCTTCGTCGCGTCGCAGATGCCGCCGGCGGTCTTTGACGAGACGACGGTGGACATCGCCGCCGCCCACTACACCTTCCGCGTGAAGGGGTCGGTGCCGAAGTTCGCCGGCTGGATGGCGGTCTACAACGTCGAGGTCGCCACCGAGCAGAAGGACGAGGGGAAGGAGGGGCCCGGCCCCGACGCGGTCGGCGCCAACGGCGACGAGGACGACGCGCTGCCCGGCGTGCTGCCGGCGCTGGCCGAGGGAGATCGCCTGGAGCTTCGCGAGCTGCGGCCCGAGCAGAAGTTCACGCAGCCGCCGCCGCGGTACAGCGAGGCGACGCTGGTCAAGGCGCTCGAGGAGAACGGTATCGGGCGGCCGAGCACCTACGCGCAGATCATCACCGTGCTCCAGGCGCGCGAGTACGTGCACAAGATCGACGGGCGGTTCAAGCCGACCAGGCTCGGGATGATGCTCGTCACCGAGCTGCTCAGTCCCAGCTTCGACGACATCCTCGACGTGAATTACACGCGCGAGCTGGAAGACGACCTCGACAAGATCGAGAACGGCGAGGAGAAGTACGAGTCGCTCCTCAAGAGCTTCTACAAGAAGTTCCAGAAGGATCTCAAGGGCGCGAAGAAGCTCATGCCCGACCTCAAGGTCGAAGGCAAGCCCACCGACATCGTCTGCGACAAGTGCGGATCGCCGATGGTGATCAAGGCCGGGAAGTTCGGGCTGTTTCTCGCGTGCAGCGCGTATCCGGCCTGCGAGAACACGCGCGAGCTCGAAGCGCCGGAGCAGAGCGCCGACGACATCTCCGAGGAGTGCGAGAACTGCGGCAAGCCGATGGTGGTCAAGCGCGGGCGCTTCGGGCAGTTCCTTGCCTGCACCGGGTACCCGGAGTGCAAGACCACGAGGAAGCTGTTGAACACGAAGCAGGGGCTTGCGGCGGCCAAGCCTGACCAGGTGCTCGAGGAGAAGTGCCCCGAGTGCGGCTCGAACCTGGTGGTGAAGCAGGGACGGTACGGCGAGTTCACGGCCTGCACGGGCTATCCCGCGTGTAAGTACGTCAAGCACAAGACGACGGGCGTCATGTGCCCCAAGGCTGACGGCGGCGAGCTGGTCGAGCGCAAGTCGCGACGCGGCAGGGTGTTCTACGGCTGCAACAAGTACCCGGACTGCGATTTCACGCTCTGGAACAAGCCGATCGCCGAGAAGTGCCCTGAGTGCGGCGCGCCGTTCCTGGTCGAGAAGATCACGAAGAAGCACGGGCGGCAGCTGATCTGCAATAACGAGAGCTGCTCGTACGTGAGGTCGGAGGAGCTCGAGCCGGTAGGGTCGTAGGCAGCGCACGTCGCACGTGGCACGTCGCACGTGGCACGTGGCACGTGGCATGTGGCGGGCCGCACGTGACAAGAGTCCACATCATCGGCGCCGGTCTCGCGGGTTCGGAGGCGGCGTGGCAGGCCGTGTCGCTCGGCGTGCCCGCGGTCGTTCACGAGATGCGCCCGGCGCGCCAGACGGCCGTGCACAAGACCGGCAACTGCGCGGAGCTGGTCTGCAGCAACTCGTTCCGCGGGGACAAGCTGGACAACGCCGTCGGGCTGCTCAAAGAGGAGATGCGGCGGCTGGGGTCGCTCGTGATGCGCGCGGCCGACGCGACGCGCGTGCCCGCCGGCGCCGCGCTCGCGGTTGACCGCGAGCGGTTTGCCATCGAGATCACGCGGGCACTCCGCGCGCACCCGCTCGTCACGTTCGCGCAGGAGGAAGTCGCCGCGATTCCGCCGGCCGGAACGCTCGATGGTCCCGTCATCGTCGCCACCGGCCCGCTCACCGCGGGCGCCCTGTCGGCCGACATCGCGGCGTTGGTGGGCGCCGGCCACCTGTATTTTTACGACGCGGTCAGCCCGATCGTGCTCGCCGAGACCATCGACATGTCGAAGGTCTTTCGCGCGTCACGGTGGGGGAGGAGCCTGCGCGGAAAGGGGGACAGTCACACTTTCGCAGGGCATGACCGCGAAAGTGTGACTGTCCCCCTTTCCGGCGACTACCTGAACTGTCCCTTCACCCGCGAGGAGTACGAGCGCTTTGTCGAGGCAGTGGTGAGCGCCGAGCGCTCGGACGCGCACGATATCGACAACACGAAGTTTTTCGAGGGCTGCCTGCCGATCGAAGTCATGGCGCACCGCGGGCCGGACACGCTGCGGTTCGGCCCGATGAAGCCGGTAGGGCTGGTGGACCCGCGCACGGGGCGCGAAGCGTACGCCGTCGTGCAGCTGCGGCAGGACAACCTGGCGGGCGATCACTTCGGTCTTGTCGGGTTTCAGACGCAGATGAAGTGGGGAGAGCAGGCGCGGGTGTTGCGGATGATCCCGGGCCTCGAGCAGGCGGAGTTCGTGCGGTTCGGGATGATTCACCGCAACACGTACATCAATGCCCCCTCGGTCCTGCGTGAAACCGGGCAGGCGCGCCGGCGCGAGGACCTGTTTTTCGCCGGGCAGATCTCGGGCGTCGAGGGTTACGTCGAGTCCGCGGCGTCGGGGCTGCTGGCGGGACGCAATGCCGCCGCGCTCGTGCTCGGCCAGCCGCTGCGCGTGCCTCCGCGGTCCACCGCGCTCGGGGCGCTGGCCTATTACGTGTCCCACGCGGATGCGTCCCACTACCAGCCGACGAACATCACCTTCGGCATCGTGGCGCCGCTTGCGGCGAGGATCCGGAAGAAAGTCGATCGGAATCTCGCGATTTCCGAACGCGCGCTGCACGATCTGGCTGAGTGGGTCCGATGTGGGGCGGAGCCGTCAGGTCCGCCGCGCGAGCCTGAAGGGCTCGCGCCACAGGGAAGCCATCCGCATGCGTGAGCAGCTCAAGGCGTTCCTCGAGTACCTGGAGCTGAATCGCAATGCGTCGGCGCATACCGTTCGGGCTTACGACAGCGATCTGTCGCAATTCCTTGACGCGATGGCGCGAGCCCGGCAGCGCAAAGTGAGCGAGCTCGTCCCGGCGGACGTCGACTCCCTCTCGATCCGCGCGTTCATGTCCGACCTGCACGCGCGCGGGAACGCGCGCGCATCCGCCGCGCGCAAGCTGACGGCCGTGCGGACGTTCTGCCGGTACCTGCGGCGCGAGGGGCTCATCGCCGATGATCCGTCGGCGCTGGTCGGCGCGCCGAAGCGCGAGCAGAAGCTGCCGGCCCATCTGGACGTCGGCGAAATGGACCGGCTGCTGTCGATGCCGGACGCCTCGACGCCGCTCGGCCGGCGCGACCGCGCCATCCTGGAGTTGTTCTACGCATCCGGCCTGCGGTTGAGCGAGCTGGTGGGCCTCGACCTCGACGCCATCAACCTGTCGTCACGAATGGTCCGCGTCCTGGGCAAAGGACGCAAGGAGCGCATCGTCCCGTTCAACCATGCCGCGGAGAAGGCGTTGCGCGCGTGGCTGGCGGACCGCGCGGGGCTTGCGCCGGACTCGAGCCCTTCGGGGCGAGCGGTGCGCAGCGCGCAAAAGGCGGTACGCCAAGGCAGGCGCCGCGAGCCGCTGTTTGTCAACTACCAGGGCGGGCGGCTTTCCACGCGCTCGGTCGATCGACTCGTCAAGCGCTACGTGGCGATGTGCAGCACGCGGTTCGGCATCAGCCCGCACGCGCTGCGGCACTCTTTTGCCACCCACCTCCTGCAGAGGGGCGCCGACCTGCGCGCCATCCAGGAGCTGCTCGGCCACGCGCGGCTGAGCACCACCCAGCGGTACACGCACGTGAACACGGCGGAGCTGATCGAGACGTATCGCAAGGCGCACCCCAGGGCGCGCAAGAGCTAGGGCAGAGCCTTTCGTCTTACGCGTTGACCGCCGCGGATTCCGCCATTGGCGAGCGCCGGCCGCGCGCGAAGTCGATCCCCAGAGTCTTGATCTTGTAGTTCATCACGCGCGGGCTGATCGCGAGCAGCTCCGCGGCGTCCTTCTGCACCCAGTTCGACATCTTCAGCGCCTCGATGAGCGCCTGCCGCTCGATTTCCTCGAGCGGGATGCCGGTCGGCGGGATCTTGACCACCGGGCTCGCATCGCCGGGCGCCGGCGTCGTGGACAGCTCGCCCAGCCTGAGGTCGCCCGCCGAGATGAGGGGGCCCTCGGTCAGCAGGACCGCCCGTTCGAGCGCGTTTTCAAGCTCGCGGATGTTGCCCGGCCAGTTGTAGCGCATCAGCAGCTTGCTGGCATCCGGCGCCAGGCCATCGACCTTCTTCTTCAGCTCGCCCGCGAACTTCCGGATGAAGAACCGCGCCAGCGCCTCGATGTCCTCTTTGCGCTCGCGCAGCGGCGGCATGTCGATCGACACGACGTTCAGA
The sequence above is a segment of the Acidobacteriota bacterium genome. Coding sequences within it:
- the xerC gene encoding tyrosine recombinase XerC; translated protein: MREQLKAFLEYLELNRNASAHTVRAYDSDLSQFLDAMARARQRKVSELVPADVDSLSIRAFMSDLHARGNARASAARKLTAVRTFCRYLRREGLIADDPSALVGAPKREQKLPAHLDVGEMDRLLSMPDASTPLGRRDRAILELFYASGLRLSELVGLDLDAINLSSRMVRVLGKGRKERIVPFNHAAEKALRAWLADRAGLAPDSSPSGRAVRSAQKAVRQGRRREPLFVNYQGGRLSTRSVDRLVKRYVAMCSTRFGISPHALRHSFATHLLQRGADLRAIQELLGHARLSTTQRYTHVNTAELIETYRKAHPRARKS
- the trmFO gene encoding methylenetetrahydrofolate--tRNA-(uracil(54)-C(5))-methyltransferase (FADH(2)-oxidizing) TrmFO, with the protein product MACGGPHVTRVHIIGAGLAGSEAAWQAVSLGVPAVVHEMRPARQTAVHKTGNCAELVCSNSFRGDKLDNAVGLLKEEMRRLGSLVMRAADATRVPAGAALAVDRERFAIEITRALRAHPLVTFAQEEVAAIPPAGTLDGPVIVATGPLTAGALSADIAALVGAGHLYFYDAVSPIVLAETIDMSKVFRASRWGRSLRGKGDSHTFAGHDRESVTVPLSGDYLNCPFTREEYERFVEAVVSAERSDAHDIDNTKFFEGCLPIEVMAHRGPDTLRFGPMKPVGLVDPRTGREAYAVVQLRQDNLAGDHFGLVGFQTQMKWGEQARVLRMIPGLEQAEFVRFGMIHRNTYINAPSVLRETGQARRREDLFFAGQISGVEGYVESAASGLLAGRNAAALVLGQPLRVPPRSTALGALAYYVSHADASHYQPTNITFGIVAPLAARIRKKVDRNLAISERALHDLAEWVRCGAEPSGPPREPEGLAPQGSHPHA
- the topA gene encoding type I DNA topoisomerase gives rise to the protein MAKALVVVESPAKAKTINKYLGRDYKVMASMGHVRDLPKSKLGVDVDEDFEPTYEVIPSRKKVLAELRAEAKKADEIYLATDPDREGEAIGWHLAEELGTGKKKKVRRLMFNEITKKAILEALDHPSDIDKKMVDAQQARRVLDRLVGYKISPLLWDKVRRGLSAGRVQSVALKLVCDREQEIDAFKPEEYWNLFARLSARLPPEFEAKLAKRDGSVLKVSNQEEADAIVGDLQRASWVVSSVTTKERRKNALSPFITSKLQQASRFPVKKTMMIAQQLYEGIELPGEGAVGLITYMRTDSTRVSDQALTEVREYIAGQFGAEYVPERPNIFRAKADAQDAHEAIRPTSLQYTPESVREQLTPDQYYLYRLVWNRFVASQMPPAVFDETTVDIAAAHYTFRVKGSVPKFAGWMAVYNVEVATEQKDEGKEGPGPDAVGANGDEDDALPGVLPALAEGDRLELRELRPEQKFTQPPPRYSEATLVKALEENGIGRPSTYAQIITVLQAREYVHKIDGRFKPTRLGMMLVTELLSPSFDDILDVNYTRELEDDLDKIENGEEKYESLLKSFYKKFQKDLKGAKKLMPDLKVEGKPTDIVCDKCGSPMVIKAGKFGLFLACSAYPACENTRELEAPEQSADDISEECENCGKPMVVKRGRFGQFLACTGYPECKTTRKLLNTKQGLAAAKPDQVLEEKCPECGSNLVVKQGRYGEFTACTGYPACKYVKHKTTGVMCPKADGGELVERKSRRGRVFYGCNKYPDCDFTLWNKPIAEKCPECGAPFLVEKITKKHGRQLICNNESCSYVRSEELEPVGS